GCAGGAGGCCCGTGTCCGCCATGTACACCGTGCGCTCATCCGACTGCTGGGCGTGACTCCAACCCACCCATTCGCCCTGGTCATGACCCCGGACTAAAGTCCGAGGCTTGTGTCTGGACTCCACCGCAACCCTGAGTACCTTTTCAGGCGCTCAGCTTTGGTTTCAGCATCCGACACATCAGGGGTGCATGACAAACACCCCGTGCTTGCCCAGTCTTGCCGGACAAGCAATGCTCTAAGTCCCACATTCCTAGCCCCTACGAGGTCGGCGTGCAACTGATACCCACAACTTTCACAGATAAACATCAGTCCCTTGTGCGGCCTGTTCTCTTTTGAGCAGTGTCCACACTTGGGGCAGGTTTGGCTGGTGTAGTGGGCGTCAACTTTGACCACCATAGAACCGCGCAACGGTGCTTTGTAAGCCAGGAAGCCCAGCAACTCGGCGTAACTCCACCTTGCACGTCTACGATTTGCCTTTCTGGTTTTCTCGGAACTGTTTTTCCGGCTGCGCCGCTCAGTGCGGTCACGGACGCCAGTCAGTTCTTCGACGCCGATAAAGGCGTTGGGGAAGGTATTGAGGATTTGAGCAGCGAGAGAGCTATTGGTGTCAGCAATAAACCGTCTTTCCCTTCCCGACAGTTGCACCAAACGGCGCACAGCGGAACGGGTGCCTTTTTGCTGAAGCGATTTGCGGGCCTTTTGGAACCGCTCCGCTTTGCGGAGCGTGGCCTTACCCGACTTGAAAAGAGCTTTCCCAGAGGTGTTCGATGCAGTGGCAAAGTAGCGCATTCCCACGTCCACCCCCACCACCTGTTTATGGGTAGCGGGTTCAGCTTCAGGCAATTCAAAGGTCAGCGGAACCAAAAGGAAATACTGCTTTTTGGCCTTGCTGTACCAGAGTTTGCCTGCCCCAATTTCAGCCCCCTGCGCGATGTATTCAAGGTGTTTGGCGTAGCCTTCATAGGGCAAGACCACACGGCCATTCAGGGTGGAAATACTCACCTGCTGGCCTTTCTTGAACGAGTAATCGCGCTGGTACTGATAGCTCAGGGTGCGAGAAACGAACTTGGGCGCGTTGTCCAGTCCCCTATACCGCTTGGCTTTGGGGTTGACCTCACGCGCTGCCTTACTCTGTTTGACCTTCGTCCAGAGAGTTTTGTAGGCGGCTCCAACGTAACGCGGTACGGAGCAGGCCATTTGAGCGCCCAGCCCGAACCGCTCCCGCAAAGTTGCGTACACCTCTTTCTGAATCTTGGCAGCGTTGCTGGTTTTATCCATTTCAAACGCCTTCTGGGACGTGAAGTTCAGCGCATCACGGTAAGCCAAAGTCACGGCGTCCAGAGCTTGTTTCTGCTCTGGGGTATGCCGCAACTTCAACTTGGCAGTGAGCGTAATCTTCACATAAGGAGTATAGCATGAGTTTATATGAGCACAAGTTACAGCATTCAGCTACCGCATTGGCACTCGGCGCTTTCGCGCCGCTGGGTTCTGCCTCCCCGCATTGAAATGCGGGGCATCCCACCCAGGCCCGTTCCTGTGAACGTCTCGCCTGTGGGCGGCGGGCTTTTCACGGGTGGGCCGAAATCGTACAGCCAGTTGCCACCGAAGATCCGGCCCTCCAGGCGGGCGCAAGCGGCGCGGTACTCGGCCACGGACACGGGCCGCGCCAGGTATCCCCCGCCCAGGTCAAAGGAAGTCATCAAAAAAGTTCTAGCACGGCCCAGCGCCAGCCAACTTGCTCAGGCGCACGCACACCAGCCCGCGTAAAGGAGGTATGGGCGATGCGCCTGGTCATCCTTTCCCGATTCGCCGCTTCACTGCGACGTTCATTGGGCCGGGCGGCGCAGGACACGTTAAGCCTTTCGGCGTTTCGCCGCCCGGTTCAGGCGTTACCCTGAGGGCATGGCAAATCTCGGCTCTTCTACGGTGATGCTCACGGGTGCGGGCGGCGCACTGGCGACAGCGATAGCTCAGGAACTGGAAGATGCGGGCGCCCAGATGGTGCTGGTGGGGCGCGGCGACGACCTGCAAAGGGCTGCCGACCGCTTCCCGGCGACGGAAGTGCTCGACCTCGACCTGACGGACGCGGGCAGCGTGGACGTCCTCAAGAAGGTGAAGGTGGACACCCTGATACACACGGTGGGGGCATTCCGCGCGCAGGACGTGCAAAAAGCCAGCGAGGAGGATTACCAGGCGATGTTCGACCTGAACATGCTGACCCTCTTTCACGCGGTGCAGGGCGTGCTGCCGGGCATGTTGCGGCAGAAAGACGGCATCATCCTGGGCATCAGCGCGGGGCAGGCGGCGCAGCTCAGCGGGCCGAAAGCGGCCCTTTACACGGCCAGCAAGGCGGCGCTCAGCGCGTACATCCTGAGTCTGCACGACGAGTTGAAGGCCAGGGGCGTGCGCGGCTGCGTGCTGTACCCGATGGGGGCCATCGACACGCCGCAAAACCGTGACGAGGGCATGAAGTGGGAAACCATGATCGACCCGCGCGGCCTGGCGAAAACCGTGGCGCACCTGCTGACCCGGCCTGACCGGGCGCACGTCACGGAGATCAAGGTTTACCCGGACGAGGAAGAATAGAGCCAGAGCTGCCCCTCCTGAACGCCGGCAAGGGCCGGGTGTGGCAGCATGGGGGCATGTCCAATGCATACCCGGACACCCGCAGGGGTAATCACGTCGACGTGTACCGCAACCGGCAGGGGGAGGAGGTGCGGGTGCCTGACCCGTACCGCTGGCTCGAAGACCCCGATGCCCCCGAAACCCGCGAGTGGGTCGAAGCGCAAAACCGCGTGTCGGACGCCGTGCTTGGTGAGCTTCCGGCCCGGCAGGCGTACATCCAACGCCTCACGCAGTTGTGGGATTACGCGCGTCCCGGCACGCCCTGGCGCCGGGGCAGGCGGTATTTCCGGCAGTTCAACCCCGGCCTGCTGAACCAGCCGAAGTTGCAGGTCAGTGACTCGCCGCGCGGCCCCTGGACAGACCTGCTCGACCCGAACAGCCTCAGCGAGGACGGCACGGTGGCCCTCATGGGCCTGGGGATCAGCAAGGACGGCGGCCGACTGACTTACGGCACGCAGAGCGCCGGAAGCGACTGGGTGACCTGGCGCGTACGCGACGTGGACAGCGCCCAGGACACGGACGACCGGATCGAGTGGAGCAAGTTCAGCGGCGCGCAGTGGCTCCCCGACGGCAGCGGCTTTTACTACGCGGCCTACGACGCCCCGCAGAGGGGCACGCTGACCGGTACCAACCGCAACCAGCGCCTGATGCTGCACCGCGTCGGCACGCCGCAGAGTGAGGATCAGCTGATTCTGGCCCGCCCGGACGAACCGGACTGGGGGTTTCACGCCCACATCACCGACGACGACCGTTACCTCATCGTCGACGTGTGGAAGGGCACCGCGCGCATGAACCAGGTGTGGGTGCGCGAACTGGGTTCGGACGGGCCGTTTATCGAGCTGGTGAATGACTTCCGCGCCAGTTTCACCGTGCTGGGCAACGCCGGCGACACGCTGTACCTGCTCACCGACGAGGATGCGGCGCTAGGCAAGATCATCAGCTGGAACGTGAAGACGGGTGAGCAGCAGACAATTATTCCGGAAGGAACCGACAAGATCGATTTCGCCACGCTGGTTCAGGGCGGCCTGCTACTGGTCACGCTGAAGGATGCCTCGCACCGCGTGACCCTGCATAACCGCCAGGGAGCGAGGCAGCGCGACCTCGCCCTGCCGGCGCTGGGTTCGGTGATGGGTCTCTCGGCGCACCAGGACGACGCGGAGGTGTTCATCGGCTTCACGTCGTACCTGTTCCCGACCACGCCTTACCGCGCCGAACTGCCGGGCGGGGAACTGGAAGCGCTGGAACAACCCAGCATCAACCTCGACGTGGACGAGTTCGAGGTCACGCAGGACTTCGCCATCAGCAAAGACGGCACGCGCGTGCCGCACTTCATCATTGCGCGCCGGGGCCTGAAAAGGGACGGGACAAACCCCACCCTGCTGTACGGGTACGGGGGCTTCAACGCCAGCATGACCCCGGCCTTCAGCCCCGCGATCCTGGGGTGGCTCGATCGGGGCGGGGTGTATGTGGCGACCAACCTGCGCGGCGGCGGCGAGTACGGCAAGGAGTGGCACGCGGCGGGCACGCTGAACCGCAAACAGAACGTGTTCGACGACTTTATCGCGGTGGCCGAACACCTGATCGAAACCGGCCTGACCAGCCCCGCGCACCTGGGCATTCAGGGACGCAGCAACGGCGGGCTGCTGGTCGGCGCGGCCATGACCCAGCGGCCCGAGCTGTTCGCGGCGGCCATACCGCAGGTGGGTGTCATGGACATGCTGCGTTACCACGAGTTCACCATCGGCTGGGCCTGGGCCAGCGATTACGGGCGCAGCGACGACCCCGAAATGTTCAGTACGCTGCACGCTTACTCGCCACTGCACAATCTCAAAGAAGGCGTGCAGTACCCCGCCACGCTGGTCACCACCGGCGACCACGACGACCGCGTGGTGCCCGCCCACTCGTACAAGTTCATGAGTGAACTCCAGCGCGTGCAGCGGGCCAGCCCCGGTCAAAGCCCCAGTCACAGCCCCGGCCACCAGCACAGGCCCACCATCATCCGTATTCAGGTGAACACCGGGCACGGTGCGGGCAAACCCACCGCCCTGCTCATCGAGGAATGGGCCGACGTGTGGAGTTTCCTGGAAAACCACCTGAAGTAGAGCCTGGGGCCGGGAAGATGCTGGGGTTGAGTTTTTCTTGTGGCACCTGCCCCGCCGCGCCGGAAAATGTCATCCTGCTGACAAAACAGGGCCAGCGGTTTCCGGTGTGGCCCGGTCAGGAGGCCCTGCATGACGACACCCTTGAATGCCCAACCCCTCATCGACTGGTTTTTCGAGAACAGCGGCGCCGCGTCCCTGGGCCGCGCCGTGAACCTGGACGCCGCGACGGTGCGGCGCGTGCTGGAGGCGGGTCTGCCGCAGCAACTGCGCGCCCTGCTCAGCGCGGCCGACACCCGCCTGGGCCAGCAGCAACTGCGGGAGGCGCTGCGTTTCATTCCCAGCTTTCCCAGTGTCATGGAAGCCCTGAGCATGGGGGGCGGCGCGCTTGACCTGGAACGCGCCGGCCAGAGCCTGGCGGCCACGCTGCTGCCGGGGCAGCGCACCGGCCTTCCCGACGCGCTGGCCGCGCAGCACGGCCTGGATCAGGGTTCCCTGCGGCGGCTGTTCGACATGACCCTGCCGCTGCTCATCTCGCGCCTGGGCTGGCGCGACGACGCGGCGCTGCGCTTCCTGCCGCTGGTGGGCGAGGCGCCCCGCGCCCCGGCGGCCGTGGCGATTCCCACCAACGCCGCCGTGCTGCCGGCCGTCCGCAGCGCCGAGCAGACCGTCACGTACGGGGGGGCAGCGCGCCGGCGCGGGATGCCGCTGTGGCCGCTGCTGCTGATTCCGCTGCTGCTGCTGGGCGGGTGCTGGCTGCTGCAACCGCAGAACAACCGCACCACCCAGGCCGAAGCGGCCCAGGCCGCCCGGGAATCCCCAGTCACCTCCGAGTTCGCGGTGACCTCTCCCGCACCCGGCGCGAACGTCAGCGCCAACGGGTTCAAGCTGGAAGGCACCGGGCCGGTCGGCGGCACCTACACCCTGCGCCGCGCCGGGCAACAGGTGGGGACGTTCACGGTCGGCAAGGACAACCGCTGGAACGTGGACGTGCTGGACGCCGCCGCTCCTGCCGGGAACGTCATTTATACGTTCAGGGACGCCAGCGGCAGGGACGTGGCCACCCTGAACGTGAACGCCAGCGGCCCCATCGGGAACACGCCCGTCGAGGTGACGGCCCCCGTGGCCGGCGCGGAAGTCGAGGCAGGAGGCTTCAACATCACCGGCACGGGCCAGCCGGGCACTACCTACACTGCCTTCGAGGACGGCACGAACATCGGCACCTTCACCAGCGGCCCGGACGGCACCTGGAGCGTGGACGTGCCTGGCCCTACCTCCGGCCCACACACCTACACCGTGCTCGACGCCAGCGGCAACCGCGTGGCCCGCCTGCCCGTCACGGTGGCCGCCGCCGGCACCAGCGCCGAGTGCACCGACGCCCTGAACATCAGCCTCAGCGACAACGAAACCGTCAGCGCCCCCTTCCGTTTCGGCGGGCGCGGCAGCGGCAAAGGGTACACCGTGACCGTGTGGCGCGGCACCGAACGGATCGGTACGCGCGACGTGACCGTGACTGGCGACTGTACCTGGAGTTATGCCAGCAACCCCGGTGGGCAGGAAGGCGAGCCGTCCACCGTGCGCTACGAAGTGCGCCCCAGCGGGCAGGACACCGCCGCGCCCCCCGCCGGGCAGGTCACCCTGACAGTGTCGGGCAGCGGCACCAACTTCAACGCCCAGGGCGAGTACGTCGCGCCCACCACGAAGTAGCCAGGAAAAAGCAGGGGGAGGCCAGCGCGGTCTCCCCTGTTCCTGTTCGCTGCGCCAGTGGGCGGATGCCTTCGCGCCGCCTCTCTCCCAGAGCATTTGACAAACGAACAGAGTACTTTTTGTCCGAGCGGACTGGCACAGCTCCGCAGGAGAGAATGGAGCGATCTGAGGTGCTCTTCCAGAGAGCGCGTAATTCGTGCTCTAGCCTGAAGGCCTGTGGACACCATCCTTGCGCCAGAAGCCGACCCCGTGCTTGAGGAGTTTCTCAACAACCTCGTTCCAGACGCCAAACTGATCCGCGCCTGGCCCCTGACCGGGGGCGTGTCGGCCACCGTGACGGCGCTGGAGTTCGAGCAGCACGGGCAAAGCAGGCGGGTGGTGGTGCGGTGGTACGGCGAGCGGGATCTGGCGGCCAAGCCGAACATCGCCGCGCAGGAATTCGGGCTGCTGCACTTTCTGCATGGCGCGGGCTTGCCGGTACCGCCGCCCTGGCACCACGCGCCGGGCGTGCTGGTGACTGGGTTCGTTGAGGGCGAGGGCGGCGTGGAAGGCGCGCCAGACCCGCAGCAACTGGCGCACTTTCTGGCCGGGCTGCACGGGCTGGAGGCCGAAGGGCTGGATCTCCGCCCACTGCCGGAGGTGGGGCCACCGCCCACAGAGCCGGATGATTCCCTGGCGGAGACGCACATTCGGGAGGCCCTGGCGCACTGCCACCCCCCTCGGCCGGCAAAACCCGCGCTGCTTCACGGGGATTTCTGGCCGGGAAACACGCTCTGGTACACGGGA
The DNA window shown above is from Deinococcus fonticola and carries:
- a CDS encoding RNA-guided endonuclease InsQ/TnpB family protein: MKITLTAKLKLRHTPEQKQALDAVTLAYRDALNFTSQKAFEMDKTSNAAKIQKEVYATLRERFGLGAQMACSVPRYVGAAYKTLWTKVKQSKAAREVNPKAKRYRGLDNAPKFVSRTLSYQYQRDYSFKKGQQVSISTLNGRVVLPYEGYAKHLEYIAQGAEIGAGKLWYSKAKKQYFLLVPLTFELPEAEPATHKQVVGVDVGMRYFATASNTSGKALFKSGKATLRKAERFQKARKSLQQKGTRSAVRRLVQLSGRERRFIADTNSSLAAQILNTFPNAFIGVEELTGVRDRTERRSRKNSSEKTRKANRRRARWSYAELLGFLAYKAPLRGSMVVKVDAHYTSQTCPKCGHCSKENRPHKGLMFICESCGYQLHADLVGARNVGLRALLVRQDWASTGCLSCTPDVSDAETKAERLKRYSGLRWSPDTSLGL
- a CDS encoding SDR family oxidoreductase, with translation MANLGSSTVMLTGAGGALATAIAQELEDAGAQMVLVGRGDDLQRAADRFPATEVLDLDLTDAGSVDVLKKVKVDTLIHTVGAFRAQDVQKASEEDYQAMFDLNMLTLFHAVQGVLPGMLRQKDGIILGISAGQAAQLSGPKAALYTASKAALSAYILSLHDELKARGVRGCVLYPMGAIDTPQNRDEGMKWETMIDPRGLAKTVAHLLTRPDRAHVTEIKVYPDEEE
- a CDS encoding prolyl oligopeptidase family serine peptidase; the encoded protein is MSNAYPDTRRGNHVDVYRNRQGEEVRVPDPYRWLEDPDAPETREWVEAQNRVSDAVLGELPARQAYIQRLTQLWDYARPGTPWRRGRRYFRQFNPGLLNQPKLQVSDSPRGPWTDLLDPNSLSEDGTVALMGLGISKDGGRLTYGTQSAGSDWVTWRVRDVDSAQDTDDRIEWSKFSGAQWLPDGSGFYYAAYDAPQRGTLTGTNRNQRLMLHRVGTPQSEDQLILARPDEPDWGFHAHITDDDRYLIVDVWKGTARMNQVWVRELGSDGPFIELVNDFRASFTVLGNAGDTLYLLTDEDAALGKIISWNVKTGEQQTIIPEGTDKIDFATLVQGGLLLVTLKDASHRVTLHNRQGARQRDLALPALGSVMGLSAHQDDAEVFIGFTSYLFPTTPYRAELPGGELEALEQPSINLDVDEFEVTQDFAISKDGTRVPHFIIARRGLKRDGTNPTLLYGYGGFNASMTPAFSPAILGWLDRGGVYVATNLRGGGEYGKEWHAAGTLNRKQNVFDDFIAVAEHLIETGLTSPAHLGIQGRSNGGLLVGAAMTQRPELFAAAIPQVGVMDMLRYHEFTIGWAWASDYGRSDDPEMFSTLHAYSPLHNLKEGVQYPATLVTTGDHDDRVVPAHSYKFMSELQRVQRASPGQSPSHSPGHQHRPTIIRIQVNTGHGAGKPTALLIEEWADVWSFLENHLK
- a CDS encoding DUF937 domain-containing protein, with protein sequence MTTPLNAQPLIDWFFENSGAASLGRAVNLDAATVRRVLEAGLPQQLRALLSAADTRLGQQQLREALRFIPSFPSVMEALSMGGGALDLERAGQSLAATLLPGQRTGLPDALAAQHGLDQGSLRRLFDMTLPLLISRLGWRDDAALRFLPLVGEAPRAPAAVAIPTNAAVLPAVRSAEQTVTYGGAARRRGMPLWPLLLIPLLLLGGCWLLQPQNNRTTQAEAAQAARESPVTSEFAVTSPAPGANVSANGFKLEGTGPVGGTYTLRRAGQQVGTFTVGKDNRWNVDVLDAAAPAGNVIYTFRDASGRDVATLNVNASGPIGNTPVEVTAPVAGAEVEAGGFNITGTGQPGTTYTAFEDGTNIGTFTSGPDGTWSVDVPGPTSGPHTYTVLDASGNRVARLPVTVAAAGTSAECTDALNISLSDNETVSAPFRFGGRGSGKGYTVTVWRGTERIGTRDVTVTGDCTWSYASNPGGQEGEPSTVRYEVRPSGQDTAAPPAGQVTLTVSGSGTNFNAQGEYVAPTTK
- a CDS encoding phosphotransferase family protein produces the protein MDTILAPEADPVLEEFLNNLVPDAKLIRAWPLTGGVSATVTALEFEQHGQSRRVVVRWYGERDLAAKPNIAAQEFGLLHFLHGAGLPVPPPWHHAPGVLVTGFVEGEGGVEGAPDPQQLAHFLAGLHGLEAEGLDLRPLPEVGPPPTEPDDSLAETHIREALAHCHPPRPAKPALLHGDFWPGNTLWYTGKLAAVIDWEDAALGDPLYDVGIARLELLFFHGQEVMQAFTDEYARLTGAKLLALPSWDLRAALRPCGFLGYWGHSAQLEAQLRQRHAWFVGQATAALT